From Daucus carota subsp. sativus chromosome 6, DH1 v3.0, whole genome shotgun sequence:
GACTAGTGGTTCGAATTTTCTTCAAAGGTTGTATTAAAAGGAGAAAATGACAAAAagttcaaattaatataaaagaaaaaacaaatcaaTGACATACTTTTGTCAAGTAATACAACAATTACCATGAAAATATTAACCCAAATATGATATTGATCTGATATCAAAGTTAAAACAAAAcatcataattatcaattttaatctcgccTAAATTCATTGCCCCAAAAATGTATAATCATGAGAAAAAGGtcaaatttgaggtttgagaGTGTCATGATGGATTCTTCCCTAACCATAAAATTATACTCATGCcctccttttctttctttacaTTCTCGAACGCGAtaaatttttacctcactttCACACATTCGTAGTATATTTATCAaagtcaaataatttttataaaaatcgatTCAAACTACGGAAACGTTTACTTTAGACCATGTCCAATAATTTTTAATACTACATGTCTGTCCTATGCAGAGACCATGTCCAAGATTTTGAGCTACCAactcgtatatattttaacatacATGTAAACACAAACTACACGGAAGAATTTGCAAAGCATCAATGGAATGCACTACTCTGTTTTTCCTCTGCTCTTGTTCATTCTCATTCTTGATCATCTCCTCTGCAAGAGACACCTTAACTGCAGATCAAATCATCAGTGATGGGGAGACCATTGTTTCGGCTCGCGGGGAGTTTGAAATGGGATTTTTTAGCCCGGGAGGAAGGCCTCAGAATCGATATTTTGGTATATGGTACAAGAAAATCTCGAAAGGAACGGTTATTTGGTTGGCTAACAGAGAGACTCCAGTAGCTAATGGTTCAGGCATTGTGAGGGTCAATAGTAGGGGGATTATGGTGGGTACTAATGAGAGTAATAGTGTAATTTGGTCGTCAGATTATTCGAGATCAGTGAAGAATCCTGTGGCTCAGCTGTTGGATAATGGAAACCTTGTTTTCAGGGATGGAAATGATGAACAGAGTTTTGTTTGGCAGAGTTTTGATCATATTGTGGATACTCTTTTGCCAGGCATGAAGTTTGGATATGATTTGGTAAGTGGTATAGACAGGTACTTTGTGCCATGGAAAAGTGAGGATGATCCAGCTCCTGGTGATTATATTCATCGGATGGATCGTAATGGTTATCCACAGCTGATTACAAGAAAAGATTCAGTTGTTAGGTTCAGGACTGGACCATGGGTTGGATCACAATTTAGTGGGATTCCTCGTTTTGATCAGAATAGAATTTACAGACCAAGTTTTGTTATAAGTAAGACAGaggtttattatatttttgatctTGTAAATGTTTCTGATTCTGCTGTTACAAGGTTGAGATTGACACCAGGTGGAGAATGGTTTCGTCTGGTATGGAATAGAGAGAAACAAGAATGGACACGTGTCCTGACTCTGCAAGTGACTGATTGTGATAGTTATGGATTGTGTGGTACATATGGTGTCTGTAATGTTAACAAGACTCCGAGGTGTGAATGCATGAAGGGGTTTGATCCAGAAAACCCTGATGATTGGGCAGCAGCAGACTGGTCTAATGGTTGTTTGCGCAATGTTCAGCTAGAATGTGGGAATGGAGACGGTTTCTTGAAGTATTCTGGTGTAAAATTGCCAGACACGCGATGGTCATGGTATAACATGAGCATGAGCCTCTCTGAATGTCGGACCAAGTGCTTGAAGGACTGCAATTGTACAGCATATTCTAATACGGATGTCAGAAATGGGGGAAGTGGATGCTTGTTATGGTTTGGTGGCTTACATGATATCCGAGGCTACTCAGAAGATGGACAAGATCTTTATGTAAGAATGGCTGCTTCTGAGTTAGGTAAGTGACCTTTGTCAAAGCTGTTATaagtataacttataagttggtattttttcaatatattctTGTTTATGAATTAGTTTACTTCCAATCATGGACAGAAGACAGCAAAGattctaaaagaaagaagacagTGTGGTTTTTATTGCTTCTGCTAGTACCAGCAGTAATTCTAGGCCTCTACCTGTTGTATAAATTCAGGAAAAGAAGACTTCACGGAGAAGGTAACTTCCCCAACAGTACAGATCATAGTTTAAGGCCTCTGAATTAATTAGCTTCGTAAGTTATTGTTCTCTTAATGAATTCAGCAGTTAAACTTCTAAAATACAGAAATAGACTCatcaaatgattaatttaagatCTTAAGAGGTATCTAGTCTTCTTATCTTTGAAGCAAATGTAAACTTGGCTCACTGTTGGCATTGCTTTCTCACTTGTGCAGAAATACCACAATCAAATTTGACAAGTGAAGCCACCAACAGAAATGAGAGGCAAGATTTGGATTTACCTTTACTCGATTTCTTACAAATTGCAAATGCAACTGGCAATTTTTCCAGCAAGCTTGGCAAAGGCGGTTTTGGAACTGTATACAAGGTGCCTATTCGAATacagaacatatatattttcctaGAATGTAATAATCTGCACTGTGGTaccaaaagaaacaaaacatAACTACTTCACATCTGAAATCTGAATGCATTATCTCAATCAGAATTCAGAACAATTCGCTTTGAATTTTAATGTCCTCAACTTATATCAGATTCTTATTGGCAACCCAAAATTacaattatgaattatatatgtttagtaAGCCTTAGAATTCCTATAATGGGGAAGAAATGAACTGTTCTTTTgcctctctttttctttgggaCGGCAAGAGGCAGGGTCCAGAAGTAAGGCATGCTATGTTCTTAGAATCTCAAGAAGAAATAGTCTTTAAATGAGAGGAGTCATCTTGATATTATTGATCAGACTTTGCa
This genomic window contains:
- the LOC108225543 gene encoding G-type lectin S-receptor-like serine/threonine-protein kinase At4g27290 isoform X3 — protein: MECTTLFFLCSCSFSFLIISSARDTLTADQIISDGETIVSARGEFEMGFFSPGGRPQNRYFGIWYKKISKGTVIWLANRETPVANGSGIVRVNSRGIMVGTNESNSVIWSSDYSRSVKNPVAQLLDNGNLVFRDGNDEQSFVWQSFDHIVDTLLPGMKFGYDLVSGIDRYFVPWKSEDDPAPGDYIHRMDRNGYPQLITRKDSVVRFRTGPWVGSQFSGIPRFDQNRIYRPSFVISKTEVYYIFDLVNVSDSAVTRLRLTPGGEWFRLVWNREKQEWTRVLTLQVTDCDSYGLCGTYGVCNVNKTPRCECMKGFDPENPDDWAAADWSNGCLRNVQLECGNGDGFLKYSGVKLPDTRWSWYNMSMSLSECRTKCLKDCNCTAYSNTDVRNGGSGCLLWFGGLHDIRGYSEDGQDLYVRMAASELDSKDSKRKKTVWFLLLLLVPAVILGLYLLYKFRKRRLHGEEIPQSNLTSEATNRNERQDLDLPLLDFLQIANATGNFSSKLGKGGFGTVYKGILEGGQEVAVKRLSKDSRQGVDEFMNEVSCIAKLQHRNLVRLLGCCIEKDERMLIYEYMPNKCLDSIIFDTEKCTSVDWQTRYNIINGTARGLLYLHRDSRLRIIHRDLKASNILLDHEMNPKISDFGLARICGGSETQASTTRIVGTYGYMPPEYAIDGLFSTKSDVYSFGVLLLEIISGNKIRGFRHPDHNLNLIGHAWKSYNEDKLSEATDKLILNSSNEDEVFRVIKIGLLCVQEYPEDRPNMSSVVLMLSSKIALSTPKKPGFYSERREAHETNSSSLNNTDSSPMNTYTFSLFEPR
- the LOC108225543 gene encoding G-type lectin S-receptor-like serine/threonine-protein kinase At4g27290 isoform X1; amino-acid sequence: MECTTLFFLCSCSFSFLIISSARDTLTADQIISDGETIVSARGEFEMGFFSPGGRPQNRYFGIWYKKISKGTVIWLANRETPVANGSGIVRVNSRGIMVGTNESNSVIWSSDYSRSVKNPVAQLLDNGNLVFRDGNDEQSFVWQSFDHIVDTLLPGMKFGYDLVSGIDRYFVPWKSEDDPAPGDYIHRMDRNGYPQLITRKDSVVRFRTGPWVGSQFSGIPRFDQNRIYRPSFVISKTEVYYIFDLVNVSDSAVTRLRLTPGGEWFRLVWNREKQEWTRVLTLQVTDCDSYGLCGTYGVCNVNKTPRCECMKGFDPENPDDWAAADWSNGCLRNVQLECGNGDGFLKYSGVKLPDTRWSWYNMSMSLSECRTKCLKDCNCTAYSNTDVRNGGSGCLLWFGGLHDIRGYSEDGQDLYVRMAASELVYFQSWTEDSKDSKRKKTVWFLLLLLVPAVILGLYLLYKFRKRRLHGEEIPQSNLTSEATNRNERQDLDLPLLDFLQIANATGNFSSKLGKGGFGTVYKGILEGGQEVAVKRLSKDSRQGVDEFMNEVSCIAKLQHRNLVRLLGCCIEKDERMLIYEYMPNKCLDSIIFDTEKCTSVDWQTRYNIINGTARGLLYLHRDSRLRIIHRDLKASNILLDHEMNPKISDFGLARICGGSETQASTTRIVGTYGYMPPEYAIDGLFSTKSDVYSFGVLLLEIISGNKIRGFRHPDHNLNLIGHAWKSYNEDKLSEATDKLILNSSNEDEVFRVIKIGLLCVQEYPEDRPNMSSVVLMLSSKIALSTPKKPGFYSERREAHETNSSSLNNTDSSPMNTYTFSLFEPR
- the LOC108225543 gene encoding G-type lectin S-receptor-like serine/threonine-protein kinase At4g27290 isoform X2, producing MECTTLFFLCSCSFSFLIISSARDTLTADQIISDGETIVSARGEFEMGFFSPGGRPQNRYFGIWYKKISKGTVIWLANRETPVANGSGIVRVNSRGIMVGTNESNSVIWSSDYSRSVKNPVAQLLDNGNLVFRDGNDEQSFVWQSFDHIVDTLLPGMKFGYDLVSGIDRYFVPWKSEDDPAPGDYIHRMDRNGYPQLITRKDSVVRFRTGPWVGSQFSGIPRFDQNRIYRPSFVISKTEVYYIFDLVNVSDSAVTRLRLTPGGEWFRLVWNREKQEWTRVLTLQVTDCDSYGLCGTYGVCNVNKTPRCECMKGFDPENPDDWAAADWSNGCLRNVQLECGNGDGFLKYSGVKLPDTRWSWYNMSMSLSECRTKCLKDCNCTAYSNTDVRNGGSGCLLWFGGLHDIRGYSEDGQDLYVRMAASELEDSKDSKRKKTVWFLLLLLVPAVILGLYLLYKFRKRRLHGEEIPQSNLTSEATNRNERQDLDLPLLDFLQIANATGNFSSKLGKGGFGTVYKGILEGGQEVAVKRLSKDSRQGVDEFMNEVSCIAKLQHRNLVRLLGCCIEKDERMLIYEYMPNKCLDSIIFDTEKCTSVDWQTRYNIINGTARGLLYLHRDSRLRIIHRDLKASNILLDHEMNPKISDFGLARICGGSETQASTTRIVGTYGYMPPEYAIDGLFSTKSDVYSFGVLLLEIISGNKIRGFRHPDHNLNLIGHAWKSYNEDKLSEATDKLILNSSNEDEVFRVIKIGLLCVQEYPEDRPNMSSVVLMLSSKIALSTPKKPGFYSERREAHETNSSSLNNTDSSPMNTYTFSLFEPR